The genomic stretch GGGTGGCAGCGCATCAGCACGACGTCCACCAGATCGTCTACGCGGGGCGCGGGGTGCTGACCGTGACGACGGACGCCGGGAGCTGGGTGGCGCCCGCCACCCGCGCGATCTGGATCCCGGCCGGGACGGTGCACGAGCACCGGGCGCACGGGGACACCGATCTGCACACCGTCGGCGTGCCGGTGGGCGCCGACCCGCTGGGGCTGGACCGGCCCGCCGTCCTGGCGGTCGGCCCGCTGCTGCGCGAGCTGATCATCGCGTACAGCGGTCCGGGCAGCCGTCGCACGGCGGAGGCGCGGCGCCTGCTGGCCGTACTCCTCGACCAGCTGCGCCACGCCCCGCTCCAGGCCCTGCACCTGCCCACGCCCCGCGACCCGCGCCTGGCGGCGGTGTGCGCGATGCTGCGCGCCGACCCCGCCGACCCGCGCCCGCTCGCCGGGCTCGGCGCCGCCGCCGGGGCGAGCGAACGGACGCTGGCCCGCCTCTTCCGCGCCGAGCTGGGCATGACCTTCCCGCAGTGGCGTACGCAGCTGCGGCTGCACCACGCGCTGGTGCTGCTGACGCGGGACGACCCGGCGCTGTCCGTGACCGCGATCGCGCACCGCTGCGGCTGGGCCTCGGCCAGCGCCTTCATCGACGCCTTCCGCCGGTCGTTCGGACACACGCCGGGCGCCCACCGGGACCTGTACGGCGCTACAGCACCAGGGACAGCAGCAGCACGCACACGATCCCGACGACCGAGATCAGCGTCTCCATCAGCGACCAGGTCTTGATCGTCTGACCGACGTTCATGCCGAAGTACTCCTTCACCATCCAGAAGCCCGCGTCGTTGACGTGGCTGAAGAACAGCGAACCGGCGCCGACGGCGAGGACGAGCAGGGCGGTGTGGGTGGTGGACATGTCGGCGGCCAGCGGCGCCACCAGGCCCGCTGCGGAGATGGTGGCGACCGTCGCGGAGCCGGTCGCGAGCCGGATCGCGACCGCGATCAGCCAGGCCAGCAGCAGGGTGGAGATGTTCCAGTCCTTGGACAGCTCCAGGATCATCTGCCCGACGCCCGCGTCCACCAGGGTCTGCTTGAAGCCGCCGCCCGCTCCCACGATCAGCAGCACACCGGCGATCGGCGCGAGGGACTTCTCGACGGTGGAGGCGATCCGGCCCTTGGTGAAGCCGGCCGACCGGCCCAGCGTGAACATGCCGACGACGACGGCGGTGAGCAGCGCGATCAGCGGCGAGCCGACCACGTCGAAGACGCGCTGGACCGTGGTGCCCTTGTCGTCCACGACGACGTCCACCAGGGCCTTGGCCAGCATCATCACGACGGGCAGCAGCACGGTGGCGACGGTGATGCCGAAGCCGGGACGCTTGTCCAGCTCGCCGGAGGCCCGCTCGGGGACCATCTTCTCCGGCGGGCGGATGTCCACCCAGCGGGCGGCGTAGCGGGAGAACAGCGGACCGGCGACGACCGCCGTCGGGATGGCGACGATCACGCCGAGCGCCAGGGTGACGCCCAGGTTGGCGTGCAGCGCGTCGATGGCGGCCAGCGGGCCGGGGTGCGGCGGGATCAGGCCGTGCATCACGGACAGGCCGGCCAGCGCCGGGACGCCGATGCGCATCAGGGAGAAGTTGCCGCGCTTGGCGACCAGCAGCACCACGGGGATCAGCAGCACGATGCCGACCTCGAAGAAGATCGGCAGGCCCACGATGCCCGCGATCAGCACCATCGCCCACGGCATCACCCGCCCGCTCGCCTTCGCCAGGATCGTGTCGACGATCTGGTCGGCGCCGCCGGAGTCGGCGAGCAGCTTGCCGAGGATCGCGCCCAGCGCGATCAGGATGCCGGTGCCCGCGACCGTACTGCCCAGGCCGGACGAGAAGCTGGCGATGGCCTTGTCCAGCGGTGCGCCCGCGACCGCGCCCAGCACCAGCGAACCGATGATCAGGGACAGGAAGGCGTGCAGCTTGAACTTGGTGATGAGCAGGACGATGACGGCGATGCCCGCGAGGACGGCGATGCCGAGCTGCGCGTGACCGGCCGAGGTGATCGGCTCGGTCGCATCCGCTGCCAGCATCTCGACGCTGAGATGTGTCACGGCTGTTCCCTAAGGGGTGCTGTTGCTGGTTGTGGTGCCCCCGGGCGGTTGCGCGGGGGCGTGCGGAGCCGTGTCCCCGCGCGGTGGCGGGGGGCGCGGCCCGTGGCCGGGCGGGGCCCGGGGTCAGGCGGAGGCCCGGGGTCGGGCAGGGACCTGTGGTCAGGCGGGGGCGGGCCGGCCGGTGTCGTAGCGGCGCAGCGCCTCGACGGCACGCCCGGCGATCTCCTGCGGGGTGCCGGAGACGTCCACGGCGACGCCCGCCTCGTCGGCGCCGAGCGGCTCCAGGGTGGCGAACTGGGAGTCCAGCAGCGCGGTGGGCATGAAGTGGCCCTTGCGCTCGGCCATCCGGGACTCGATCAGCGACCGGTCGCCCGTCAGGTGCAGGAAGACGATGCCGGGCGCGGCGGCCCGCAGGCGGTCACGGTAGGCGCGCTTGAGCGCCGAGCTGCTGACGACACCGCCCCGGCCCGCGCGGCCGTGCGCCCAGGCGCCGATGGCGTCCAGCCACGGCCACCGGTCGGCGTCGTCGAGCGGGGTGCCGGCGGACATCTTGGCGATGTTGGCCGGGGGGTGGAAGTCGTCGCCCTCGGCGTAGGGGACATCAAGGTCGGCGGCCACCAGCGGCCCGATCGTCGTCTTGCCGGTGCCGGCCACGCCCATCACGACGATGACGTGGGGGGTGCTCATCCCGTGTACCTCGCTGTCCTCTTTGACCTCGGTCTGTCGTCCCACTGAAACCCATGGGATACGACGTATTCAAGCCTCTGTGACGTAAAAGTCATACTTAAAGGCGGCCCCCTCCGGGAACGTAGGCTGAACCCATGGAGAACCAGGGGGCGGGACAGGGACTGCACGCGCGGGTACTGGAGACCCTGGGACCCGCCATCACCGCGGGCGAGTACCCGCCGGGCACGATCTTGCGCACCGACGAGCTGGAGGAGCGCTTCGAGGTCTCCCGTACGGTCATCCGCGAGGCGATACGGGTCCTGGAGTCCATGCACCTGGTCGCCTCGCGGCGCCGGGTCGGCGTGACCGTCCGCCCCGCCGAGGAGTGGAACGTCTACGACCCGCGCGTCATCGGCTGGCGCCTGGCCGGGCCCGACCGCCCCCGGCAGCTGCGCTCCCTGACCGTGCTGCGCTCCGCCGTCGAGCCGGTCGCGGCGGGCCTGGCGGCCCGGCACGCCACGCCGCGGCAGTGCGCCGAACTGACCGAGCACGCCATGGGCATGGTCGCCACCTCACGCGGCCAGCAGCTCGACGCGTACCTCGTGCACGACACGGCCTTCCACCGCGTCATCCTGAACGCCTCCGGCAACGAGATGTTCGCCCGCCTCGGCGACGTGGTGGCCGCGGTCCTCACCGGCCGCACCCACCACCACGTGATGTTCACCGACCCCGACCCGGCCGCGGTGACCCTGCACGTCCAGGTCGCCGAGGCGGTACGGGTCGGCGACGCGGACCGCGCCGAGGAACTGACCCGCGAGATCACGGTCGGCGCCATGGCCGAACTGGACGTGCTGGCACCGTAGTCGCGGCCGACCACGAGACGAGACCCCGGCGGCCCGGACGGGAATTCGTGGTCGTCCGCCGGGTTCCCGTTCCGTACCGAAGTATCAGGCCTTTTCCCTTCCCAACGGCGATCCGGCCGGGGCTAACTGTGGGGGCACGGCGCGGCACCGGAAACGGTGCCCTTCTTCTGCGCCGCAGCACAGTTCGGAGAAAGGCCAGAACCTTGAGAACTGCCCGAAGGACCGCATTCGGCCTGGCGGCCGGCGCCACCCTCTGCGCTTCCGCCCTGGCCCTCGCCCCGGCCGCGCATGCCGGAACCGGCACCTCCATCAAAATCACCCACAAAGGAGGGTTCGTCGCCACCACCTGTTACGAGTGGCTGGGCATTCCCGACAAGGGCGAGGACTGCAACCAGGCAAAGGCCGTGGGGCAGACCTGGACCAGGGAACTGCCGGAGGGGACGACCTCCGTCGTGATCAACCTGAAGCTGTCGCCGTGGGACAAGAACAGGGACAGCGCGGCGGTGCAGGACGTCACCAAGAACCACTGCTTCGAGATCCGGGGAATGCTCGGCTCGGAACATCTGGTCGAAACCGGCTGCTGACTCACGAGGGAGAGACCAGATCCATGAACGTCACACGTGCGGGCATCGTGGCCGGTGCGCTCACCGCCGCATTCGCCTTCACCGCCCCGACGGCTTCCGCCACCCCGCCCGAGTACAAAGCGGTGGACGGCGCGACGGACAACTGGGTGAACGAGGGCAAGCCCTCGGTCGAATACAACAACGGGATCAAGGACACCGACCCGGCGCGCATCAAGGAAGTCCTCGACCAGTGCAAGGGCCAGTCGGCCTCGTGCAAGGCGACCACGGTCGGCTCCCCGGAGAGGGTGACGAAGTGGTTCGAGGCGGGGGAAGGCGGCGGCAACCCCAAGGTGGTCGAGAACTGCCGGACGGACGACGGCGCGAAGGACGTGGACCACACGGTCGGCGGCATGCACGCGTTCGCCTGGAGCTGGAACATCGGGGGCAGCGTCGACATCCCGCTGGCCAAGGGTGTCGGCATCGGAGTCAAGGGTGAGTACACCGAGACCAATACCGAAACGAAGACGGAAACCACCAAGATAACCGTGAAGCCGGGTTATCGGGGGACGGTCCAGGTCGGTCACGACATGGAGCGCACCACTTCGGACATCACCATCCAGGGCGGGAAGTTCGGCGGCGCGAAGATATCCGGAGTA from Streptomyces albofaciens JCM 4342 encodes the following:
- a CDS encoding AraC family transcriptional regulator, encoding MPVFRQHPPHVTTVTRFLPQGTRVAAHQHDVHQIVYAGRGVLTVTTDAGSWVAPATRAIWIPAGTVHEHRAHGDTDLHTVGVPVGADPLGLDRPAVLAVGPLLRELIIAYSGPGSRRTAEARRLLAVLLDQLRHAPLQALHLPTPRDPRLAAVCAMLRADPADPRPLAGLGAAAGASERTLARLFRAELGMTFPQWRTQLRLHHALVLLTRDDPALSVTAIAHRCGWASASAFIDAFRRSFGHTPGAHRDLYGATAPGTAAARTRSRRPRSASPSATRS
- a CDS encoding FadR/GntR family transcriptional regulator, giving the protein MENQGAGQGLHARVLETLGPAITAGEYPPGTILRTDELEERFEVSRTVIREAIRVLESMHLVASRRRVGVTVRPAEEWNVYDPRVIGWRLAGPDRPRQLRSLTVLRSAVEPVAAGLAARHATPRQCAELTEHAMGMVATSRGQQLDAYLVHDTAFHRVILNASGNEMFARLGDVVAAVLTGRTHHHVMFTDPDPAAVTLHVQVAEAVRVGDADRAEELTREITVGAMAELDVLAP
- a CDS encoding gluconokinase, translated to MSTPHVIVVMGVAGTGKTTIGPLVAADLDVPYAEGDDFHPPANIAKMSAGTPLDDADRWPWLDAIGAWAHGRAGRGGVVSSSALKRAYRDRLRAAAPGIVFLHLTGDRSLIESRMAERKGHFMPTALLDSQFATLEPLGADEAGVAVDVSGTPQEIAGRAVEALRRYDTGRPAPA
- a CDS encoding gluconate:H+ symporter, with the protein product MTHLSVEMLAADATEPITSAGHAQLGIAVLAGIAVIVLLITKFKLHAFLSLIIGSLVLGAVAGAPLDKAIASFSSGLGSTVAGTGILIALGAILGKLLADSGGADQIVDTILAKASGRVMPWAMVLIAGIVGLPIFFEVGIVLLIPVVLLVAKRGNFSLMRIGVPALAGLSVMHGLIPPHPGPLAAIDALHANLGVTLALGVIVAIPTAVVAGPLFSRYAARWVDIRPPEKMVPERASGELDKRPGFGITVATVLLPVVMMLAKALVDVVVDDKGTTVQRVFDVVGSPLIALLTAVVVGMFTLGRSAGFTKGRIASTVEKSLAPIAGVLLIVGAGGGFKQTLVDAGVGQMILELSKDWNISTLLLAWLIAVAIRLATGSATVATISAAGLVAPLAADMSTTHTALLVLAVGAGSLFFSHVNDAGFWMVKEYFGMNVGQTIKTWSLMETLISVVGIVCVLLLSLVL